ACCATAAAGTATTCCAGGGCTGTACGGAGGGCAGCCGAAACAGAGAGACAGGACCACTGGTCAGTATAACCCACGATCCAGTGAGCTGTTCTGAGACCTTACAGAGCTAACCCTAGGACCATGCCACCCAGACagggacacaggaaaaaatggcACCTGTGTCCCTACTCCGAAGGAACATGCAGTTTAGTTGAGAAGACAAGTAGCTACTTAGAACTATTAAGGAACAAAAAGCTCTGTGGAATAATGGGACTTTGAAATATAATGGGAAAGGCGGAGCCATTCATCCTTTCAACAGGCTTTCTGTCTGTTACTGAACTACAAAACCAAATAGGTGTTACAGGAACTGTAAAGCCAACTGGCCTTGGAAAACACAAGAGCTTCATTTTTTCTGCTACTCTCTTTCAGCTTCCCACAAAGAAGTcggcctgggtggcacagccccTTGAGAACCACAAGCCATGGGGCTCCTCTTCCTCGCCTGCCTGCTGGCTGTCTTCCCAGGTGTGTCTGTCAGACCCCAGTCCATCCCTCCAGGACCCAGGGTGCTGGGAACACGGAAACCTGGCCTGTCCCCAGGGATGCCACTCTCAAAACTTGTACTGACTCAAGGAGGAGTCACACAGACGGTGCTGAAAGGTCACGTCTGAAAAAAAGATATGGTGACCAGTGTAGGGGATCCGGAACAGGAGTGGCAATTACTTGTTTCAAGGCCAGGAGTCTGGTTAAGATtctttaccaggaaaaaaaaaaaaaaaaaaaaaaagacctagacCTCAAATCAGACCTCTCAGGAGTTGCTATGGGATTTGGAGAAAATGACTTTTCCTTCTTGGCTCCCAatatttttatctggaaaaaaaaaaaagaaaagaatccaccAAGTGTTTCtagaaatataagaaagtaaTAGATAACAAATGCAATGGTGTTGCACCCCACAAAGTGGCTTTTTATTAATGGAAAGGGATATGAAGTAAGTTTGCTGTTCCATTGTCCTTAAAATGGCAATCCTTAGTGAGATACAGTTAGAATGTAATAATGATTAATCAATCATTTTACCCAATCACAGCAAGTCATGCAGAATTGTCCAGCAGCAGTTGTCCTGCTGTCATGCATAGCAAATAATCTACAGGAGGCACATGTGTCGGGGGATAATTCCATCTCCTCAGGGAGGCTGTTGGGATCATTTGAGCAGGCTTTACCTGCCAGGACCTCGGAAAACCTCTGCCTTTTGTCCCCACAGTGATCTCCATGAAGAGTCCCATATTCGGTCCCCAGGAAGTGAGCAGTGTGGAAGGGCGCTCAGTATCTATCACGTGCTACTACCCAGACTCCTCCGTCAACCGGCATACCCGGAAGTACTGGTGCCGACAGGGGGCCCAGGGCCGCTGCATAACACTCCTCTCTTCAGAAGGCTACATCTCCAGGGACTATGAGGGCAGAGCCAACCTTATCAACTTCCCAGAGAACAACACATTTGTGGTGAACATTGACCATCTCACTCCGGGCGACTCTGGGCGCTACAAGTGTGGTCTGGGCATTAGCAGCCGAGGCCTGTCCTTTGATGTGAACCTGGAGGTCCTCCGGGGTAAGAACCCAGGCTCCTTGGGTTGTGAGAGTGGACAAGTGAGAGGGACTCATCTCAGTTGCTGTGGGAGGGCTGGAGGAAGCATTTCCTGAGACAAAAGAGGTACAGCATGGGGCGGGGAAGACTGTGAGTTCTCTTTCCAGAGGCAAGGACTTTTCATAATAGAATATGGAAATGAGACAGATGGCACACCCTTGGGGATGGTGAGTACAACTATCTAGGTCTTCAGGGCCTATGACATTTGAGGGTTTTACTAAAGTGGTAGCTTAGAAGAGCATCAGGAGGACAAGTTCTCTTACTGTGTTTGTTCCAGGGCGGGGCAAGAAGTCTTTGAactgagggagacagaaaaagcaGGGAGAGGTTTCTAGGGATCCTTAAACTCCTGCCATTAGTGCACTCTACAGATCAGGACCTTAAGGTCACCAGAAGGCttctttcaaaatgcatttttgatCTGGGATCCGTTAGTCCATCAACAACCTTAGCATAAATGAAATGATCAGTCGTTGCCCAAAGACCAGGGCCCTGCAAGAGTGGGCCACTGAATAAGGCTGTTCTagttaagagaagagaaaaataggaaagatctTTCTGACAACGGTTCAACAACAAAGGGCATTTCAGATAATCAAGGgaaattaagagagaaagaagtcttAGGGGTGAAAAATTGGAGGGGTTCTCAAAGATAGGTCTCAAAGATATTCCCCTGGGATGTGCCTGGGGGTTATCTGTGAACTGAATAAAGAGTTCATTCAGGTGGTCATGGAGAGTcataaaatggaagaattttaagAGCTGAGGAGAACTTGGAGTTGACAGGTTTCAGGATGTCTGAAAGAATCCTGGAGACAATGGGTATACAGCCTCTGATTAAACACTTGAAATGGCAGGCATTCACTACTTTACAAAGCAGATCCTTCCATATTTGGACTGCTGTAAGTTTTAGAAACTTCCATCACATGCACTGAAATCCATCACCCTATCCTTACATTCATTCTGTTTATTTCGACACACGTTACTTTGGGTTCCTACCACGTATAGTCATCGTGGTGGGCACGGCGGGGGGCAGTCACACATGGGTAAAGTATGTCTTTGCTCTCAAGGGACTTCCGGGCTATGGAGAACATAATTAGCTCTAGGCAAGATCAGATGTAATAAGAGATAACAGATGTAAGTGTCAAGAGCACGGAGGAGGAAAAGATTAGCGCCAGTTTGGggagggcttcatggaggagACAGCAGTAAGGCTGGTCCTTGGAAGACATTCTGGTAGAGTCCTCCTTGGAAGGAAGGCAGTGAAGGTGATAGGTATACCCAGACCCTCACTGGGAATACTAAACAGCCCTCAATTGCAAGAAAGTGAAATCACAACTGGCCACCTTCCCGTTATCCTGCAGGTCCTGGGTTTCAAAATGACGTTGAGGTCTATGTTGCTGACTTGCATGGAACAGTGACCATCAATTGCTCTTTCAAGCGTGTGAATTCTGAGAGGAAGTCTGTGTGCAAGATGAGAGGCCAGGCCTGTCTTACAGTCATTGACTCCAATGGCTATGTGAGCTCTAACTATGCAGACAGAGCAGAGATCAAGATTGCGGGTACCAGCCAATTAATGTTCAGTTTCATTATCAAGCAAGTCCAGCTCGATGATGCTGGGACATATGTCTGCCAGGTTGGGAATGGCCCCAGTGCTGAGAAGAGTAAGGCTGACCTCCAGGTGCTGAAGCCTAAGACTGAACTGCTTTATGGAGATCTGAGAGGCTCTGTGACCTTTGACTGTGCCCTGGGCTCCAAGGTGAAAGATACAGCCAGATTTCTGTGCCGAAAACGCAACGGGAAAGACTGCGACGTGGTCATCAACACCCTGGGGCAGAAGGCTCAGGCTTTTGAGGGCAGGACCCTGCTTATTCCCAAGGAGAAGGGCTCTTTCAGTGTGCATATCACCAACCTAAAGAAAGAAGATGCCGGAAACTACCTGTGTGGAACCCACTCTGATGGTCAGCTTCACGAAGGCTACCCCACCCAGCCCTGGCAACTCTTTGTCAATGAAGGTGAGACCtgagatggggaagggaagaagagtgtCAGCGCAGCAGGTGGGCACCTGTCTCGTGCCCTGGGAGTCTATCTATTATCCATCAGTCAGTCAATGTCGTCCTCTCCCCATCTAGCCCTGAACTATGTGCTATGTAGGCAGCTGGACAGGAGTGTTAGAAAACACAGCCTCAGCCTTGCATTATCTACCAATTTTTCTCTGTCAAAGGCCTTCTGATGGCTGTCCCTGATTAACAAGGAGAGCGAAGCTCCTCATTGAGTCAAGACCCTCCGAATGTCTGGGTCTCAGAGAGCCATGGTGAGGACCTAGCATGGAACCCCAGTGCCATGGCAAGGCTTACAAGGTccacctgccccttctccctaGTCTTTCAAGCAGGATAGCATCTCATCCCTTAATCTGTAATGGGAGGTTTATCTTGGTCTTTTCTTGGTCTTATCTCAGCCTCAGTGCTGTGCCAGGAAAACAATACCCCAGCCTCTGAGTTTCCCCCTCAACATCTCATAAGGGTATTTGTGATTCTACCACCTGGCCTGCAATAGCTCTAGTTTGGCAGGCCAGCAAGGTGGTGAAATCATTAAATTCCTGCTCCCCCTCACCCAGGAGCACTGCAGAGAGTTACCCTCATGAGAAACAGCAAACCAGTACTTGCAGTTCAATGTCACCTGTGGCTTTTCCTTAAGGGGCTCACATTCCCTGGGTAGTACTTTTATATCCAGCTTGGCCCTCACTACATTCCTCAGCATCTTCATATGATGTCCATCTTCGCACTGGACATCAGCTTTAGTTTTTGGAGAatggccatctttttttttcctgagatggCCCTCAGAGTCATCAACTAGTAAACCTTCTGTGCTACGTAGCTTATATTTTAAAGCATACCatcctaaatatattttcttaatttggagAAAAACCATCTGGCCATTTGAAAGGGATGAGttaataaacagacaaaaacttGTATATAGCGAGATTTTATAAGAAGCCCAAGGAGAACTGAGAGTCGTTCCTTAAACTCCTTCCATTCTCTGCCAAGAATAAAgtggggaaaggaaacaaaatgccCAGACTAGTGGTGAAGGTCACTGGAGTCTGGCTGGACGTCTTCAGCTACAGGCTCTGTATATTAGGAAAGTCTCATTTTCTGAGGAGAGTGAGGTAAATGATCTAAACATCACTCTCTGCCCTAGCAGAGACCGTGGGGAAGATCTACCCAGACCGTGTTGCTGATGTTCTGTTCCATTTCTGTACTTCCAGAGACCGTAATGCCCCAGATTCCCTCTGTGGTGAAAGGTGTGGTTGGTGGCTCTGTGGCAGTGCTCTGCCCCTACAACCCCAAGGAAGCAGACAGACTGAAGTATTGGTGTCGCTGGGAAGACACTCAAAATGGCCGCTGTCAGCCGCTGGTGGAGAGTGCGGGGCTGGTTGAGGAGCAGTACAATGGCAGGCTCACACTGCACAGAGAGCCAGGCAATGGCACCTACACGGTTATACTCAACCAGCTCACGCCCGAGGATGCTGGCTTCTACTGGTGTTTGACCAATGGCGATAATCGCTGGATGTACACGGTGGAGCTCAAGATTGTCGAAGGTAAGAGCTGAACGGGGAcaagagggagaggaggcagcccCAGGACCCTTCAGTCACTTCCCCTCAACCACTCTTCCTCTTATCTCATCCCGTGCTGATGGGACAAACCTCAGGAGAGAGCCCAAGGATCGAGACATCATGTTTTCATAACTCTAACAAGCACCCTTTCCTGAACATACTCCACACTCTCCAAACCACCACGTGTAGCCCCTTTTAGTATCAAAAGCAGTGGCCTCTTTTACAGTATATATGCCAACAGCTGAAGTAGAGTGCAGCTCTTTGTATTTAGTCTAGAAGAGAAGATCAAGGAAAGCAAACTGAGGCCAATGGGTAAGACCCTGTGTTTAATGATAGACTAGATTAATGCATGAGGGTCATCAATAGTAATTCTTACATAGGCACATAATCACATTCCTTATGTGCTCagtataatgtatttatttataatgctCTCCAGAGAGGAAATGGGCCATGGACAAAGGTCCGCACCACAGTTACTTCCCTGCAGTCTCACCAATGCCAACCTGCATGCCtatctctccttcctgccctgctccAGGAGAACCAGGCCTCAAGGCACCCAAGAATGCCGTTGCTCAGGTGGGGGAGACCTTCAAGCTCTCCTGTCACTTCCCATGCAAATACTACTCCTTCCAGAAATACTGGTGCAAGTGGAGTAAGAAAGGCTGCAAAACTCTGCCCAGCCAAGATGAAGGGCCCAGCCAGGCCTTCGTGAACTGTGACCAGAAGAGCCAGATCATTTCCATGACCCTGAACCCACTCTCCGAGGCAGATGAAGGCTGGTACTGGTGCGGGGTGAAGGATGGGCCCCGATACGGAGAGACTGTGGCTGTCTATTTGTCAGTCGAGGAGAGGGTAAAGGGTAAGTCTCTGAGGTCAAGGTCTATGTCCCCGGGGGTTACCAGAGAAGGTTCCTGCCTACCAGCTCGTCCATCAGAGGTGGCCCCCAGTCTGGCTATAAGCAACTAGAGGCAGGGGGAGAGTAAGCCTCTGTTGAGTCTCATTTAGCCCTCTACAAGGAGCATCTGAAAAAAGCATACAAaccggaaaaaaaaaagtaggtttgCCATATAACCACAGGTTCAAGACAAGCCCTATAGTTGCCTCTTCAGGGTATTTTGAAGCCCTTTCTATAAGAGAGATCGTCCACAGCATGAAATTTCAAAGTCTCTATCACATGTGATACATTCTGCCAAAGCCTGCTCTCGAAAGAGGCCAGATATCTTCATGTGTAAGatataacaaagaaaattaaggCAAATTATTTGAGCATGTTTGCATTTTAaggctcttttttaaaatgtcacatgaAGTGTTTTGTCCCTAGTGAGGGTATTATAAGAATCTCTAGAAATCCTACTATACCTGGGTCCCACTGGTCTCGTTCACTAAGGGAACCATTGCCAAGCTACCACCAGGGGGCAGCACAACCGAACCCAGCAGACCTGGGGCAGTGTTtcaaaaagctgagaaaaatgtTAGTCTCCAAATGATCCGCCAGCCCCTATGCAGAGCTGGAGTTATGCCATGGAGCCTTGGAGATGGAAATGAGTTTGGTATAATGGGACAGAGATCATCTATTTCTAGTGTTATTCTGGACTCGACTCTAATAGCCTTGAGATCTCACCCTGACCCCGTGATTGCTACTGAAGTCCCACTCCTTGCATTCCCTGATATGAAGGagggaaaatagagaaagaacaaataatccagccaTACCTGTCTTTCTCCAGAGTCCCAAGACATCAGCCAAGTGGATTCAGCTCCCGGTGAAGAAGTGGTAGAGTCGAGCGTCAGGGAGGTTGAGAGCAAAGTCATTCAGAATCCCAGGCTTTTTGTGGATGACAAAACAGTGAAGGACGTCGGAGACCCTGCAGATGGGAGCAGAGGGTCCGCAGATGCCAGCAGGTGAGGGAGAATATCCCAGAGGATGAGGACCTGATCTTGGGCTGTGGGGAGCATAGAGGAGGGCATGTCCTCCTCTCGCTGGTGGGGCAGCCCTCTCTGCCTTGGTTTGTGCTCAGGAGGGGCCCGtggttctctttgcctttctcctgaggcccggggtgtgtgtggggggggcgtgTCCACCATTCAGTTCAATTTCCTAGACCTGGGATGCAGAGAAGGTTCTGTCCTTGACTTTGTCATGTCTGGGGAGTCTCCCTAGGAGAGCTAAGGGGCTGTaccaagaggaggaaaagaaacagcTGGGGGGACCCAAACTGCTGGGATGTCCTGGAACCCCAGGCTTCCCTTCCGGCGACTAACTCAGCCCTTCTTCCAGCTCTGCAGGACAAAGCGGGAGCTCCACAGTGCTTGTctccaccctggtgcccctgggcCTGGTGCTGGCAGCGGGGGCTGTCGCCGTGGCAGTGCTCAGGGCACGGCATAGGAAGAACGTTGGTGAGTGCCCGGGAGACCCCTGCCCCGCATCTCCAGTCCTGAGCCCTTGGACCTTAGTCGGGGGGCTTAGCTGCCCTTAGTATGGGGCTGCCACGGTCTCTTCTCTTTCATAGGCTCTGAGAAAGGGTTCTGGGAAAGCAGGGTGGGGAAAGATAAACTCATACCCAAAACTCACATTGAGTGCTGCTGTCCCAGGAAGGTCACCTGTAATGGCTCTGGGTCCAAGTTCACAGGCAGGACCTGCAGGATGAGGAGCTCAGGAGGCAAGAGGAGCTACACTTCCGGCCTACTTTGAGAACtggctggctgtgtgactttgggtgtCCCCATTTCATACCTCCATTTCCTCAGGGTTCGAggtggggataataataaatgCCTCACAGGGCTGATGTAAGGACAGAACGAGGCACTGTGCCTTGAAAGGTCAGGGGTTCTTggagtgcctgggaggctcagtcggttgagcctctgactcttggttttggctcaggtcatgatctcagggtagtgagatcgagccccacatcagactctgcgctcagtagggaatctgcttctttcccattctctccctcaccctgtgccccttcccctgctccctctctctctcacacacacaaataaataatctttaaaaaaaaaaggtggggggtcAGGGGTTATTGGGTCTTGATTCTCCTTGAGAAGGGACGGGGAAGGAGCCTCTGACCATCTCCATTCTGCTCCGGGTCAGAGTAAGAGATAAGCAACGTGCCACACTGTCCTCTCCAGCTATCCTGTGGGGCTCCCTCAGAGGCAGCATGTCCTGCTCACACATGTCCTCTGTCCCTACACCAACTCCTCTTTCTCCTGGACAGACCGGGTTTCAATTAGAAGCTATAGGACAGACATCAGCATGTCGGACTTTGAGAACTCCAAGGATTTTGGTGCCAATGACAACATGGGAGCCTCGCCAGTCACTCAGGAGACAGCGCTCGGAGGAAAAGATGGTACGCCCCTCACTTAAAGGGAATGCCCAGCCCCCTGGGGGAGCGAGAATGAGACCTGACCCTGCCTCTGGGGTGGTGATATAAGGCCAGTGAAGGCTAAGACCCCCCTCGCTCCTCACACAGAGTGCGGCACCGCCACCGAGGGCACCGCCACCGAGAACATCGCAGAGACCGAAGAACCCAAGAAGGCAAAACGGGTGAgaatgaggagggagagggaggcctcACTTTTGTGACAAGGAAAGGCAGcatgggggggggagggacagcagTTAGACCTCAGGAGAAGCTACCTCAGTGTTGGGGCTGATGTCAGAAGAGGGAAGGCAATGAAAATAGTTTTCAGGAGAACTTTCTGAAGGCAAGGTCTGCTTTCCTGGCTGTGCTGTTGATGTGactgaggcagaggcaggaggtcAGCGGACGGGCTGTGAACATGTCAGAGGCAGGGAGAGCGAGGGATGAGAAGGAAGGACAACGAAACTGCAGACACAGGGTAGGGAAGGTCAAATGTCAAATGCCGGTGATTAGGTGGATCCCCTTCGTGGGCTGTGGAACCTGTAGGCTTCAGGCCACCCAGCCTCCCTTGAGAGTTTGCTCAGGACCAGCCTTCCAGTTGGGTCTGAAAGACATCTGCTGGCCACGGGCACTTTGGTAGTCACCAgaagcccttccccaccccagtcaGGTGCCATGTTGCTTACAACCCTACCAGAGGTGATTCCTGGCTTTGAGTCACGTATTACCCTCCTCCCATCCCCTGGGCCTCCTAGTCCAGGGTTTTAATGCTTGCTTTCATATCTACTCTCCCTGGAAGCAGCAGAGACCCCGAATCTGGAACAAGTAGGGGAGGAAGCTCGTCTGGAGACAGCCTTCCCCTCTAGCCCTGTGTTGTTGCTGAGCTCCATCTCTGAGCAGGTAGTGAAAGAAAAACGTGAAGCACTGTGGCTGACATCAGTCTAGACCACCTTGCCCATGGACTGTGTGGGCAGAGCTTCCTGGGACAGGCCCAAGCAACAGAGGTGGTTCCACTCCACGTGTTGGAAGGAGGTAGTGAGATAGAGGGAGGCATTTTTAGAAACTGCAACTTTCCGTTTCTCAAAATTAGTCCTTGGCGAGCCTGAGGAGCTAGAATAAGAGCAGCAGGTCAACACAGGCTTGGGTTGCTTAGGCCAAGATTATGAAGTGCCGACACTCCCTCTGATCCCCACCTGCTGAGCCAGTGCCCCAAACACTGACTCCTGTCCTCTTGCTCCCTTAGTCCTCCAAGGAGGAAGCTGACATGGCCTACACCGCCTTCTTGCTCCAGACCAACAACATGGCTGCCAAAGTCCAGGAGGACCCTGAGAAAGTCTAGGCACCAGTGGCTCTCTCCGCTCCCACCACTCATGACAATCGCCTTCAAAATCATGTTGATCCTCAGGGGACCTCGGCTCCAGGGGGCTTCGATGCGTGCACTCACATCCCACTTTCCCTTCCTCAGAGGGTTTGCTGGTCCCTCCTCAGTGGTATCCCAGCCTGGCCTAACTATTGGGGTGGAGGGACCAAGAGGGGTCCCCTCTACAGCTTATTTTAATGAAGGAACCCAAGACGGTGAAGGAGAATTAAGATCTCAGAGGCATCtgtcagaaagaagagagatcccGTGGGTGGGAAGATCGTTTCAAAATGGCAGCTTTTCCGCATCCTTCTCATGGTATCCTCCATGGAATTCTCCTCTCCCCTTaacccttccttctcttcatctcccc
The window above is part of the Mustela nigripes isolate SB6536 chromosome 10, MUSNIG.SB6536, whole genome shotgun sequence genome. Proteins encoded here:
- the PIGR gene encoding polymeric immunoglobulin receptor → MGLLFLACLLAVFPVISMKSPIFGPQEVSSVEGRSVSITCYYPDSSVNRHTRKYWCRQGAQGRCITLLSSEGYISRDYEGRANLINFPENNTFVVNIDHLTPGDSGRYKCGLGISSRGLSFDVNLEVLRGPGFQNDVEVYVADLHGTVTINCSFKRVNSERKSVCKMRGQACLTVIDSNGYVSSNYADRAEIKIAGTSQLMFSFIIKQVQLDDAGTYVCQVGNGPSAEKSKADLQVLKPKTELLYGDLRGSVTFDCALGSKVKDTARFLCRKRNGKDCDVVINTLGQKAQAFEGRTLLIPKEKGSFSVHITNLKKEDAGNYLCGTHSDGQLHEGYPTQPWQLFVNEETVMPQIPSVVKGVVGGSVAVLCPYNPKEADRLKYWCRWEDTQNGRCQPLVESAGLVEEQYNGRLTLHREPGNGTYTVILNQLTPEDAGFYWCLTNGDNRWMYTVELKIVEGEPGLKAPKNAVAQVGETFKLSCHFPCKYYSFQKYWCKWSKKGCKTLPSQDEGPSQAFVNCDQKSQIISMTLNPLSEADEGWYWCGVKDGPRYGETVAVYLSVEERVKESQDISQVDSAPGEEVVESSVREVESKVIQNPRLFVDDKTVKDVGDPADGSRGSADASSSAGQSGSSTVLVSTLVPLGLVLAAGAVAVAVLRARHRKNVDRVSIRSYRTDISMSDFENSKDFGANDNMGASPVTQETALGGKDECGTATEGTATENIAETEEPKKAKRSSKEEADMAYTAFLLQTNNMAAKVQEDPEKV